In Halorhabdus tiamatea SARL4B, a genomic segment contains:
- a CDS encoding endo-1,4-beta-xylanase — MTHDDTHDNDASTHESDAVEDGNEVNERTTGQAEPVASMGRRDYLRGVAAAAAAAGLGTAATGSGAAETADTSLDVDERIAEHRTGDLEVVVENPDGSTVSGADVSVAQQSHDFNWGTAVHADTLINQSSAGDNYREYIPELFNTAVMENQHKWALWEDNQQLADDATNWILDQGLNMRGHVCVYGVDYAVPSDVQTAIDNGDTQTIRERSMAHIDEIMNHYGSDIHEWEVVNEVQHSTTIFDPFTSNPTTSDIVADWYQQAQDVRPDGVSLAINDYNALAGNYGGEISTYQSHAQHLLDNGIDLGTIGLQCHFGQNETLSTSQILQTLNDYGQLTDSIKITEYDQSGSGWSEAEKADWFERFLRVTFSHPGVESFLVWGFWDGRHWEDDAPFFYEDWSTKPSYDVWTGLVYDEWWTDDSGTTDGSGTYSTVAFLGEHEISVSTDSDSVTTTTSVTDSDGTTTVTVTVEGDGGETGDTQSPSTPTNLTATDATPSSITVSWDGVTDNGTSGLDHYRVFLDGSEDQQVGAGMTTATTDGLDAATTYGIGVSAVDGAGNESATATVEATTGEADDGEGDDADDLIAEMNPSTTSPGVGERVTFSVTDTTDADNWISSLSWDFGDGATASGWWAEHTYDSAGTYTVSLTATNNDDESTTHEVELVVGDGQGDDQDGDGGDDGDGGDGSDDGEGDDGDGTTGDLVAEIDPSTTEASVGETVQFWLNDTSGGGNWITGIDWDLGNGDTASGWYAETTYASAGTYTVSLTATNNADESTTDEVTITVS, encoded by the coding sequence ATGACGCACGACGATACACACGACAACGACGCATCGACGCACGAATCAGACGCCGTCGAAGACGGAAACGAGGTGAACGAACGCACGACTGGTCAAGCAGAGCCCGTCGCTTCGATGGGCCGGCGGGACTATCTCCGGGGCGTCGCAGCGGCGGCCGCGGCGGCCGGACTCGGCACGGCTGCCACGGGCAGTGGGGCCGCCGAGACCGCGGACACCTCCCTCGACGTCGACGAGCGCATCGCGGAACACCGCACGGGCGACCTCGAAGTCGTCGTCGAGAACCCCGATGGCTCGACAGTCTCCGGGGCCGACGTCTCGGTCGCTCAGCAGTCCCACGACTTCAACTGGGGGACGGCAGTCCACGCCGACACCCTGATCAACCAGAGCAGTGCCGGCGATAACTACCGGGAGTACATCCCGGAGCTGTTCAACACGGCCGTGATGGAGAACCAGCACAAGTGGGCGCTGTGGGAGGACAACCAGCAACTCGCCGACGACGCCACGAACTGGATCCTGGACCAGGGGCTGAACATGCGCGGCCACGTCTGCGTCTACGGGGTCGACTACGCGGTTCCGTCGGACGTCCAGACGGCGATCGACAACGGGGACACCCAGACCATCCGCGAGCGGTCGATGGCCCACATCGACGAGATAATGAACCATTACGGGAGCGACATCCACGAGTGGGAGGTCGTCAACGAGGTCCAGCACTCGACGACGATCTTCGATCCGTTCACTTCGAATCCGACCACTTCCGACATCGTAGCCGACTGGTACCAGCAGGCCCAGGACGTCCGCCCTGACGGCGTCTCGCTCGCGATCAACGACTACAACGCCCTCGCGGGCAACTACGGCGGCGAGATCAGCACCTATCAGTCCCACGCCCAGCACCTCCTCGACAACGGCATCGACCTCGGGACGATCGGGCTCCAGTGTCACTTCGGCCAGAACGAGACGCTCTCGACGAGCCAGATCCTCCAGACGCTGAACGACTACGGCCAGCTCACGGATTCGATCAAGATCACCGAGTACGACCAGTCTGGCTCGGGGTGGTCTGAGGCCGAGAAGGCCGACTGGTTCGAACGCTTCCTCCGCGTGACCTTCAGTCACCCGGGCGTCGAGTCCTTCCTCGTCTGGGGCTTCTGGGACGGTCGCCACTGGGAGGACGACGCGCCGTTCTTCTACGAAGACTGGTCCACCAAGCCGAGCTACGACGTCTGGACCGGCCTGGTCTACGACGAGTGGTGGACCGACGACAGCGGGACGACCGATGGCAGTGGAACCTACAGTACCGTGGCGTTCCTCGGCGAGCACGAGATCTCGGTCAGTACCGACAGCGACTCGGTAACGACTACGACCTCCGTGACCGATTCCGACGGCACGACGACAGTCACGGTTACCGTCGAGGGCGACGGCGGCGAGACCGGCGACACCCAGTCACCATCGACACCGACGAACCTGACCGCGACCGACGCGACGCCCTCCTCGATCACCGTCTCCTGGGACGGCGTCACCGACAACGGCACGTCGGGACTCGATCACTATCGCGTCTTCCTCGACGGCAGCGAGGACCAGCAGGTGGGTGCCGGGATGACGACCGCGACGACCGACGGTCTCGACGCGGCGACGACCTACGGGATCGGGGTTTCAGCCGTCGATGGCGCGGGCAACGAGTCCGCGACGGCGACCGTCGAAGCGACGACAGGCGAGGCTGACGACGGCGAGGGAGACGACGCGGACGACCTGATCGCCGAGATGAATCCGAGTACGACCAGTCCCGGTGTCGGCGAGCGGGTCACGTTCAGCGTGACGGACACGACCGACGCGGACAACTGGATCTCCTCGCTGTCGTGGGACTTCGGCGACGGCGCGACCGCGAGTGGTTGGTGGGCCGAACACACCTACGATTCCGCCGGGACGTACACCGTCTCGCTGACCGCGACCAACAACGACGACGAGTCCACCACTCACGAGGTCGAACTCGTCGTTGGCGACGGTCAGGGCGACGACCAGGACGGAGATGGCGGCGACGATGGCGATGGAGGGGACGGAAGCGACGACGGAGAAGGCGACGACGGCGATGGCACGACCGGCGATCTCGTCGCGGAGATCGACCCGAGTACGACAGAGGCCAGCGTCGGCGAGACGGTCCAGTTCTGGCTGAACGATACGAGTGGTGGTGGCAACTGGATCACGGGCATCGACTGGGACCTCGGCAACGGCGACACGGCGAGTGGCTGGTACGCCGAGACGACTTACGCGTCGGCCGGCACCTACACCGTCTCGCTGACCGCGACCAACAACGCCGACGAATCGACTACCGACGAGGTGACCATCACGGTCTCCTGA
- a CDS encoding GH12 family glycosyl hydrolase domain-containing protein, with translation MTHDSDTDEPTGESTTSDTTTDSGGRLRDRPSVSAQTRRRFLLTGAGVGLGALALNASGPASAAAVEEVCNSDEYGSIDVADGFTLVDNQWGNSEADQCVWLNDDGSYGYDFDAAGGSGINYPEVICGTKPWGTDTGVAEFPIRRRDVEELVIDVEAEYTESGGEWDFAEEWWLMDQPPSQETGTHVYEIMLLLDWNDQHSHGAVQAETVWTDRFGNTVDHWTTYAGGGTDATFYIFRIQGGHDGGRIDLSEIVDYLTAEHGVDESLWLSGVELGNEYWEGSSGETTYNTFDVTINGTTYESGSGTDTPTPTPTETPTETETPTETETPTETETPTETETPTDTETETPTETETETGTPSGDALVVNDYDGDPAWSSNQNDLGQWCGAGSFENEGGDVQDGALVMEYDNAGWFVEQIGQDVSGYSDLVFVVSGANGGEEDEVLLDFGGARGLLSAFTDDAIGTSASTVTVDMDSAGIDPSSGGLSVRLNFWQGGASTLEIDEIRFE, from the coding sequence ATGACACACGACAGCGACACGGACGAACCGACGGGAGAATCGACTACCAGTGACACGACTACCGATTCCGGGGGGCGATTACGCGATCGTCCGTCCGTCTCGGCCCAGACCCGTCGGCGGTTCCTCTTGACGGGAGCCGGCGTTGGATTGGGTGCGCTCGCGCTCAACGCCAGCGGGCCGGCCTCGGCGGCGGCGGTCGAGGAGGTCTGTAACTCCGACGAGTACGGATCGATCGACGTCGCCGACGGGTTCACCCTGGTCGACAACCAGTGGGGGAACTCCGAGGCGGATCAGTGTGTCTGGTTGAACGACGACGGCAGTTACGGCTACGACTTCGACGCAGCAGGCGGCAGCGGGATCAATTATCCCGAGGTGATCTGTGGGACGAAACCCTGGGGGACTGACACCGGCGTCGCGGAGTTCCCGATCCGCCGGCGGGACGTCGAGGAACTCGTCATCGACGTCGAGGCCGAGTACACCGAATCCGGCGGCGAGTGGGACTTCGCCGAGGAGTGGTGGCTGATGGACCAGCCACCGAGCCAGGAGACCGGGACCCACGTCTACGAGATCATGCTCCTCCTGGACTGGAACGACCAGCACAGTCACGGTGCCGTCCAGGCCGAAACCGTCTGGACCGACCGCTTTGGCAACACCGTCGATCATTGGACGACCTACGCCGGCGGCGGGACGGACGCGACGTTCTACATCTTCCGGATCCAGGGTGGCCACGACGGCGGCCGGATCGACCTGTCCGAGATCGTCGACTATCTCACCGCGGAACACGGTGTCGACGAGAGCCTCTGGCTCTCGGGTGTCGAACTCGGCAACGAGTACTGGGAGGGCAGTTCCGGCGAGACCACCTACAACACCTTCGACGTCACGATCAACGGGACGACCTACGAAAGCGGTAGCGGGACGGACACGCCGACGCCAACTCCGACCGAGACGCCGACGGAAACCGAGACGCCGACGGAAACCGAGACGCCGACGGAAACCGAGACGCCGACCGAGACAGAGACACCCACTGACACTGAGACCGAGACGCCGACAGAGACCGAGACGGAGACGGGCACGCCGTCGGGTGACGCCCTCGTCGTGAACGACTACGACGGTGATCCGGCGTGGTCATCGAATCAGAACGACCTCGGTCAGTGGTGTGGGGCCGGGTCCTTCGAGAACGAGGGCGGCGACGTGCAGGACGGCGCACTCGTTATGGAGTATGACAACGCCGGCTGGTTCGTCGAACAGATCGGCCAGGACGTCTCGGGGTATTCGGACCTCGTCTTCGTCGTGAGCGGGGCCAACGGCGGCGAAGAAGACGAGGTTCTGCTGGATTTCGGTGGCGCTCGCGGGCTCCTTTCGGCATTCACCGACGACGCCATCGGGACCTCGGCGTCGACGGTCACCGTCGACATGGATTCGGCAGGGATTGACCCGTCTTCCGGGGGGCTGTCGGTCCGACTGAACTTCTGGCAAGGCGGTGCCAGCACGCTCGAAATCGACGAGATACGCTTCGAATAG
- a CDS encoding fibronectin type III domain-containing protein, which translates to MTPDRPTPRTETDESTTERDEVTHEDAETYRAPGTSRRSFLQTTAAAGLAGLGVGSGVVGSAAAAGIPTPWLEVNGNLLRDPEGNKVILRGVNVIDPARAAEEWRKNIEPLIELATDPGEGWHAHVVRLPMQPQDIGGHGPGTAAPTPGFSQSDLQTYLEAYVDPAVAAAADVGAYIMLDYHRHYPEGPDWDSPELDEEIRLFWNEVAPRYSDRSHVIYELYNEPNTPYPGAGDPTDDVGITDPRAEENYLYWRETAQPWVDLIREHALRNLIVIGSPRWSQFTYWAGKHEFEGDNLAYAGHVYAHENLRPLSTYFGDPSEEVPVFMSEFGYGTEGSPYLVGTNEVEGQQFLELFDAHDIHWQAWCFDHTWSPGMLNRDYEVDSPHGRLFKERLREKRNDDLPASAGGGDETPPSTPSNLAVTETSTNSVALAWDATTDSGGSGLENYAVYVDSALDHRVSAGPTTTAVGGLLPETTYEFAVSAIDGAGNESTPATVTVATTDGDDEQAPTMPENLSVTGSTSESISVSWDAATDEGGSGLDHYLVYFDGSQDQQVAAGTTEATVSGLDAATTYEIAVSAVDAAGNESATATVQATTATTEDGGEDPPEDALVDDYDGDPAWSNHRNDLGNWCGAGSFENGGGEVKDGALVLEYDNAGWFVEQILEDISAYSEIVFSIAGASGGEGEHFVVSVGGARGPFSDLASSSIGTSPSEVAIDLDSAGVDAENPGELRLNFWQAGSGSGTLRIEDIRLE; encoded by the coding sequence ATGACACCAGACAGACCGACACCGCGAACCGAGACGGACGAATCGACGACTGAACGAGACGAAGTCACGCACGAGGACGCCGAGACGTATCGCGCGCCAGGGACGTCCAGACGGTCGTTTCTGCAGACGACCGCGGCTGCGGGACTGGCCGGCCTGGGCGTCGGGAGCGGTGTCGTCGGCTCAGCGGCTGCAGCCGGTATTCCAACGCCGTGGCTCGAGGTCAATGGCAACCTCCTGCGGGACCCGGAGGGTAACAAGGTGATCCTGCGGGGTGTGAACGTGATCGACCCCGCGCGGGCGGCCGAGGAGTGGCGCAAGAACATCGAGCCGCTGATCGAGTTGGCGACCGATCCGGGCGAGGGCTGGCACGCCCACGTCGTCCGGCTCCCGATGCAGCCCCAGGACATCGGGGGGCATGGCCCCGGGACGGCGGCCCCGACGCCCGGGTTCAGCCAGAGCGACTTACAGACCTACCTCGAGGCGTACGTCGATCCGGCGGTTGCGGCCGCCGCGGACGTCGGCGCGTACATCATGCTGGACTATCATCGCCACTATCCGGAGGGGCCAGACTGGGACTCGCCGGAACTCGACGAGGAAATCCGGCTGTTCTGGAACGAAGTTGCGCCCCGCTACAGCGACCGTTCGCACGTCATCTACGAACTCTACAACGAACCCAATACGCCCTATCCAGGGGCCGGCGATCCGACCGACGACGTCGGGATCACGGACCCCCGCGCCGAGGAGAACTATCTCTACTGGCGCGAGACGGCCCAGCCGTGGGTCGATCTCATCCGCGAGCACGCTTTACGGAACCTGATCGTCATCGGGTCGCCGCGCTGGAGTCAGTTCACCTACTGGGCGGGCAAACACGAGTTCGAGGGCGACAACCTCGCCTACGCGGGGCACGTCTACGCCCACGAGAACCTCCGGCCGCTGTCGACGTACTTCGGCGACCCCTCCGAGGAAGTCCCGGTGTTCATGAGCGAATTTGGGTACGGCACCGAGGGCTCGCCCTACCTCGTCGGGACCAACGAGGTCGAGGGCCAGCAGTTTCTCGAGCTCTTCGACGCCCACGACATCCACTGGCAGGCCTGGTGTTTCGACCACACGTGGTCGCCCGGCATGTTGAATCGCGACTACGAGGTCGACAGCCCACACGGCCGGCTGTTCAAGGAGCGACTTCGCGAGAAGCGCAACGACGACCTGCCAGCGAGCGCCGGCGGCGGTGACGAGACACCGCCTTCGACCCCGTCGAACCTCGCCGTGACCGAAACCAGCACCAACAGCGTCGCGCTGGCGTGGGACGCCACCACTGATTCCGGCGGATCCGGCCTCGAAAACTACGCCGTTTACGTCGACAGCGCGCTCGACCATCGGGTCAGCGCCGGACCGACCACGACAGCGGTCGGTGGCCTGCTGCCGGAGACGACCTACGAGTTCGCCGTGAGCGCAATCGACGGTGCTGGCAACGAGTCTACTCCGGCGACGGTGACGGTCGCGACGACCGACGGCGACGACGAGCAAGCGCCCACGATGCCGGAGAACCTCTCGGTGACTGGCTCGACTTCGGAATCCATCTCCGTGTCCTGGGACGCCGCGACCGACGAGGGTGGGTCCGGGCTGGATCACTACCTCGTCTACTTCGACGGGAGTCAGGACCAGCAGGTCGCGGCCGGCACGACCGAGGCCACCGTCAGCGGTCTCGACGCGGCGACGACCTACGAGATTGCGGTTTCGGCCGTCGACGCGGCGGGCAACGAGTCCGCCACGGCGACTGTACAGGCCACGACCGCGACGACCGAGGACGGCGGGGAAGACCCGCCCGAAGACGCCTTGGTCGACGACTACGACGGTGACCCGGCGTGGTCGAACCACCGGAACGATCTGGGCAACTGGTGTGGGGCCGGCTCCTTCGAGAACGGGGGCGGCGAGGTCAAGGACGGCGCACTCGTTCTCGAATACGACAACGCGGGATGGTTCGTCGAGCAGATCCTGGAAGACATTTCCGCGTACTCGGAGATCGTCTTCTCGATCGCCGGTGCGAGCGGCGGCGAGGGTGAACACTTCGTCGTCAGTGTCGGCGGCGCTCGAGGGCCCTTCAGCGACCTCGCGAGTAGCTCGATCGGAACGAGTCCCAGCGAGGTCGCCATCGACCTAGATTCAGCCGGCGTCGACGCCGAAAACCCCGGTGAACTCCGCCTGAACTTCTGGCAGGCTGGCTCCGGAAGTGGGACGCTCCGGATCGAGGACATCAGACTGGAGTGA
- a CDS encoding endo-1,4-beta-xylanase, producing MTIHNHDTDASTSDSVATDDSVGSMGRRDYLQTVAAAAAAVGIGTSATGSGAAETADTSLSIDERIEEHRTGDLAVVVENPDGSTVSDAKVSIAQQEHAFSFGTAVNADRLVNGTDPGDNYREYVPALFNTAVLGNHHKWRFWENNQQVADEATTWLLDQGLDMRGHVCLWGREDVAAIPDDIQTAIEERDAETIRERSMAHIEEIITHYGEDITDWDVVNEAMHVYQLQLGVYGDRIDTEEPWNGEVVPWTSPLLADWYEQAASVIEENDLDVGIAVNDFNQFPYAYTDNRYESEIEHINTDGAELDTLGLQAHIAARQGEFNSNDDPDGRIDADQVVSEINTWADHGARVKITEFDTYNGDDWNGDEERADVTENYLKGAFSHPGVDAFIMWGFWDGDHWEDEAPLFYEDWSQKPAYDVWTGLVYDEWWTDDSGTTDGSGTYATTAFLGDHEITVSTDSAETTETVSVSDASGTTTVTVTVEGDASAADDTQPPSVPANLTATDATPSSITVSWDGVTDNGTSGLDQYVVSVDGSPDQTVGVGMTTATIEGLSADSAYEIAVSAVDGAGNESEAATVSATTAASDDGTVGGDGDGGDGTDDEETPAGALVVDDYDGDPGWSSNRNDLGQWCGAGSFENGGGEVEDGALVLEYDNAGWFVEQIGQDVSEYSDLVMVLGGDDAHADEFLLDIGGVRGLLSRFTDDTIGSSASAVTVDMESAGIDPSTGGLSVRLNFWQGGSGTLEIEEIRFQ from the coding sequence ATGACGATACACAATCACGACACCGACGCATCGACGTCCGACTCCGTCGCGACCGACGATTCTGTCGGCTCGATGGGGCGGCGAGACTATCTCCAGACCGTCGCGGCAGCGGCCGCAGCCGTCGGAATTGGGACTTCCGCAACGGGAAGTGGGGCCGCCGAGACGGCTGACACTTCCTTGAGTATCGACGAACGCATCGAAGAACACCGGACCGGCGATCTGGCGGTCGTCGTCGAGAACCCCGACGGTTCGACGGTCTCGGACGCCAAGGTCTCGATCGCCCAGCAGGAACACGCGTTCAGCTTCGGCACCGCCGTCAACGCCGACAGGCTCGTCAACGGGACCGACCCCGGCGACAACTACCGCGAGTACGTCCCGGCGCTGTTCAACACGGCGGTGCTCGGCAACCACCACAAGTGGCGGTTCTGGGAGAACAACCAACAGGTCGCCGACGAGGCGACCACCTGGCTGCTCGATCAGGGGTTGGACATGCGCGGGCACGTCTGCCTCTGGGGTCGGGAGGACGTCGCGGCGATCCCGGACGACATCCAGACTGCGATCGAGGAGCGCGACGCCGAGACGATCCGCGAGCGCTCGATGGCTCACATCGAGGAGATCATCACTCACTACGGCGAGGACATCACCGACTGGGACGTCGTCAACGAGGCGATGCACGTCTACCAGCTCCAGCTCGGCGTCTACGGTGACCGGATCGACACCGAGGAGCCCTGGAACGGTGAGGTCGTGCCCTGGACCTCCCCACTCCTGGCGGATTGGTACGAGCAGGCCGCGTCGGTCATCGAGGAGAACGACCTCGACGTCGGCATCGCGGTCAACGACTTCAACCAGTTCCCCTACGCCTACACAGACAACCGTTACGAGTCGGAGATCGAGCACATCAACACCGACGGAGCAGAGCTGGACACCCTCGGCCTCCAGGCACATATCGCCGCCCGGCAGGGCGAGTTCAACTCCAACGACGACCCGGACGGCCGGATCGACGCCGATCAGGTCGTCTCGGAGATCAACACGTGGGCCGACCACGGCGCACGCGTGAAGATCACGGAGTTCGACACCTACAACGGCGACGACTGGAACGGAGACGAGGAGCGCGCCGACGTGACGGAGAACTACCTCAAAGGTGCGTTCAGCCATCCGGGCGTCGACGCGTTCATCATGTGGGGCTTCTGGGATGGCGACCACTGGGAGGACGAGGCGCCGCTGTTCTACGAGGACTGGTCACAGAAACCTGCATACGACGTCTGGACCGGCCTGGTCTACGACGAGTGGTGGACCGACGACAGCGGGACGACCGATGGCAGTGGGACCTACGCCACGACGGCGTTCCTGGGCGACCACGAGATCACGGTCAGCACCGACAGCGCGGAGACGACTGAGACAGTGTCGGTCTCGGACGCCTCTGGGACGACGACGGTGACAGTCACCGTCGAGGGTGACGCCAGCGCTGCGGACGACACCCAGCCACCGTCGGTGCCGGCGAACCTGACCGCCACGGACGCGACGCCCTCCTCGATCACCGTCTCCTGGGACGGCGTCACCGACAACGGCACGTCCGGGCTGGACCAGTACGTCGTCTCCGTGGACGGCTCGCCGGACCAGACGGTCGGTGTCGGGATGACGACGGCGACGATCGAGGGGCTGTCGGCCGATAGCGCCTACGAGATCGCCGTCTCGGCGGTCGACGGTGCGGGCAACGAGTCCGAGGCCGCGACGGTATCGGCGACGACCGCGGCGAGTGATGATGGTACCGTCGGTGGTGATGGTGACGGTGGCGATGGCACCGACGACGAGGAGACGCCTGCCGGGGCGCTGGTCGTCGACGACTACGACGGCGATCCGGGCTGGTCGTCGAACCGGAACGACCTCGGCCAGTGGTGTGGCGCGGGCTCCTTCGAGAACGGGGGCGGTGAGGTCGAAGACGGCGCACTCGTCCTCGAATACGACAACGCGGGGTGGTTCGTCGAACAGATCGGCCAGGACGTCAGCGAGTACTCGGATCTGGTGATGGTCCTGGGCGGTGACGACGCGCACGCGGACGAGTTCCTGCTGGATATCGGGGGCGTTCGCGGACTCCTCTCGAGATTCACCGACGACACCATCGGGAGTTCGGCCTCGGCCGTCACCGTCGACATGGAATCGGCAGGCATCGACCCGTCGACCGGGGGACTCTCGGTTCGACTGAACTTCTGGCAGGGCGGCAGTGGCACGCTCGAAATCGAGGAGATCCGCTTCCAGTAG